One region of Vitis vinifera cultivar Pinot Noir 40024 chromosome 1, ASM3070453v1 genomic DNA includes:
- the LOC100249051 gene encoding ankyrin repeat-containing protein At2g01680: protein MDLMSLRFISNQSLFAAVRSGDLESLKQIIHKLTEEEPSVRASILALMAVKNDADETALYIAADNNLHEIFTYLLQFCDLQTVMIRSKSGMDAFHVAAKRGHLGIVKELLDLWPELCKSCDSTNTSPLYSAAVQDHLDVVTAILDADVSSIRIVRKNGKTSLHTAARYGLLRMVKVLIERDAGIVCIKDKKGQTALHMAVKGQCPDVVDELLAADHSILNERDKKGNTAVHIATRKCRPQIVSLLLSYRSVDVNVINNQKETAMDLVDKLQYGESKLEIKDALAESGAKHARYVGQEDETMELKRTVSDIKHEVHSQLIQNEKTQRRVSGIAKELRKLHREAVQNTTNSVTVVAVLFASTAFLAIFNLPGQYIMGGPEVGKARIADNVGFQVFCLLNATSLFISLAVVVVQITLVAWDTRAQKQVVSVVNKLMWAACISTGAAFLSIAFVVVGQGGSWMSITITLIGTPILVGTLAFMAYFVFRQHFGIFGNDSQRRIRRATGSKSFSWSMYSANISDLEDYNSDREKIYAL from the exons ATGGACTTAATGTCACTGCGCTTCATCTCCAATCAATCTCTGTTCGCCGCCGTCCGATCCGGCGACTTGGAATCGCTGAAGCAGATCATCCACAAATTGACAGAAGAGGAGCCGTCTGTTCGAGCTTCGATCTTGGCTCTGATGGCCGTGAAGAACGACGCCGACGAAACGGCTCTCTACATCGCCGCCGATAATAACCTCCATGAGATCTTCACTTACTTGCTCCAGTTCTGTGATCTCCAGACTGTTATGATTAGGTCCAAGTCCGGCATGGATGCCTTCCACGTCGCCGCTAAGCGTGGCCACTTAG GGATTGTGAAGGAACTTTTGGATTTGTGGCCTGAGCTTTGCAAGTCATGTGACTCCACAAACACAAGTCCCCTTTATTCAGCTGCTGTTCAGGACCATTTGGATGTAGTGACTGCCATCTTAGATGCAGATGTCAGCTCAATAAGGATAgtaaggaaaaatggaaaaacttCATTGCACACAGCTGCTAGGTATGGCCTTCTTCGTATGGTAAAAGTTCTTATAGAGAGAGATGCTGGCATTGTTTGCATCAAAGATAAGAAGGGCCAAACCGCACTCCATATGGCTGTAAAAGGTCAGTGTCCTGATGTAGTAGATGAGTTACTGGCAGCTGATCACTCAATACTTAATGAACGTGACAAAAAGGGTAATACAGCTGTGCATATAGCCACAAGGAAATGCCGACCACAG ATAGTAAGCCTTTTGCTAAGCTATAGATCAGTTGATGTCAACGTCATCAATAATCAGAAAGAAACTGCAATGGATTTGGTGGATAAACTTCAATATGGAGAatccaaattggaaattaaggaCGCTCTTGCAGAGTCAGGTGCCAAGCATGCCAGATATGTTGGTCAAGAGGATGAAACAATGGAACTGAAAAGGACTGTGAGTGATATAAAGCATGAGGTGCATTCACAACTCATACAGAATGAAAAAACCCAGAGACGAGTTTCCGGCATTGCCAAAGAGCTAAGGAAACTTCACAGAGAAGCTGTCCAAAACACTACCAATTCTGTGACAGTTGTTGCCGTTCTTTTTGCCTCCACTGCTTTCCTAGCCATATTCAACTTGCCTGGCCAATATATAATGGGTGGACCCGAAGTAGGGAAAGCTAGGATAGCTGACAATGTAGGGTTCCAAGTTTTCTGCCTCTTGAATGCTACATCTCTCTTCATATCTCTTGCTGTTGTTGTGGTTCAGATCACTTTGGTGGCCTGGGACACTAGAGCTCAGAAACAGGTTGTTTCAGTGGTTAACAAGCTGATGTGGGCTGCCTGCATTAGCACAGGCGCGGCTTTCCTGTCAATAGCCTTTGTGGTCGTGGGCCAGGGAGGCTCATGGATGTCTATCACCATAACCCTAATAGGAACGCCCATTCTTGTTGGGACTCTTGCTTTCATGGCCTACTTTGTTTTCCGGCAGCATTTTGGCATTTTCGGCAATGATTCTCAGAGACGGATCAGAAGGGCAACTGGAAGCAAATCTTTCTCATGGTCTATGTACTCGGCCAATATTTCAGATTTGGAAGACTATAATTCTGACCGTGAGAAGATCTACGCATTGTAA
- the LOC100243898 gene encoding protein VAC14 homolog isoform X2, protein MDALSVIPAAVLRNLSDKLYEKRKNAALEVEGIVKTLAAAGDHDKITAVINLLTTEYTFSPQANHRKGGLIGLAAATVGLTSEASQHLEQIVPPVLNSFADQDSRVRYYACEALYNIAKVVRGDFIVFFNQIFDALCKLSADSDANVQSAAHLLDRLVKDIVTESDQFSIEEFIPLLRERMNVLNPYVRQFLVGWITVLDSVPDIDMLGFLPDFLDGLFNMLSDSSHEIRQQADSALSEFLQEIKNSPSVDYGRMAEILVQRAASPDEFTRLTAITWIYEFVKLGGDQLVPYYADILGAILPCISDKEEKIRVVARETNEELRAIQVVPAEGFDVGAILSIARRQLSSEWESTRVEALHWISTLLNRHRAEVLNFLNDIFDTLLKALSDPSDEVVLLVLDVHACIAKDPQHFRHLVVFLVHNFRVDNSLLEKRGALIIRRLCVLLDAERVYRELSMILEGEADLDFASIMVQALNLILLTSSELAGLRSLLKQSLVNPTGKDLFVSLYASWCHSPMAIISLCLLAQTYQHASSVILSLVEEDINVKFLVQLDKLVRLLETPIFAYLRLQQSAAFKILRTRLKTVPPSSFSGEQMKQTSSGNPYSQILHHMPSGSQVIEDGDVNHDANVHNGINFASRLQQFEHMQHQHRMHSKSSQAQSRNNSTSYSSSKEVQRPEEARRPMPTSEMNKPPSRSSRRGPGQLQV, encoded by the exons ATGGACGCGCTCTCTGTAATCCCCGCCGCCGTTCTTCGAAATCTATCTGACAAGCTATACGAGAAGCGGAAGAATGCGGCTCTCGAG GTGGAAGGAATCGTGAAGACGCTTGCGGCCGCCGGAGATCATGATAAGATTACGGCGGTGATTAACTTGCTGACCACGGAATACACCTTCTCCCCGCAGGCCAATCACCGCAAG GGAGGATTGATAGGCTTGGCTGCTGCAACGGTCGGTTTGACTTCGGAAGCCTCACAGCACCTTGAG CAAATTGTACCACCTGTGCTTAATTCTTTTGCTGATCAAGACAGCAGAGTTCGTTATTATGCTTGTGAAGCTCTCTATAACATTGCAAAG GTTGTAAGAGGagattttattgtattttttaatcaaatttttgaTGCCTTATGTAAGCTTTCAGCAGACTCAGATGCCAATGTGCAAAGTGCTGCTCATCTTTTAGATCGGCTTGTTAAG GACATTGTTACTGAAAGTGATCAATTCAG CATTGAAGAATTTATACCATTATTGAGAGAGCGTATGAATGTCCTAAATCCATATGTCCGCCAATTTTTGGTTGGATGGATCACTGTGTTGGACAGTGTTCCAGATATTGATATGCTGGGTTTTCTTCCTGATTTTCTTGATG GTTTGTTTAATATGTTAAGTGATTCTAGCCATGAAATACGGCAACAAGCTGATTCAGCACTTTCAGAGTTTCTCCAAGAGATCAAGAATTCCCCA TCTGTAGATTATGGTCGCATGGCTGAAATTCTGGTACAGAGGGCTGCTTCTCCAGATGAATTTACTCGGCTGACAGCAATTACATGG ATCTATGAGTTTGTAAAACTCGGAGGTGACCAGCTTGTTCCTTATTATGCTGATATTTTAGGCGCAATTTTGCCTTGCATATCtgataaagaagagaaaataagagTG GTTGCTCGTGAAACCAATGAAGAGCTACGTGCAATCCAGGTTGTTCCAGCTGAAGGTTTTGATGTAGGAGCGATCCTCTCTATTGCAAGGAG GCAATTATCTAGTGAATGGGAGTCTACCCGGGTTGAAGCATTGCACTGGATTTCAACACTTCTAAACAGACATCGTGCTGAG GTTTTAAACTTTCTGAATGACATATTTGACACCCTTTTGAAAGCTCTTTCAGATCCTTCTGATGAG GTAGTGCTTCTGGTACTTGACGTGCATGCATGCATAGCAAAAGATCCACAACACTTTCGCCATCTTGTAGTTTTCCTCGTGCATAATTTCCGGGTTGATAATTCCCTTTTGGAGAA GAGAGGTGCTTTGATAATCCGCCGACTTTGTGTACTTTTGGATGCTGAAAGAGTCTATCGTGAACTCTCAATGATACTAGAGGGAGAAGCTGATCTGGATTTTGCATCAATCATGGTTCAG GCTTTGAACTTGATTTTACTTACATCCTCTGAGTTGGCTGGGCTACGATCTCTTCTAAAACAATCACTAGTGAATCCCACTGGGAAagatttgtttgtttctttgtaTGCTTCCTGGTGCCATTCGCCAATGGCAATAATAAGTCTTTGCTTATTAGCTCAG ACATACCAACATGCAAGTTCTGTGATCCTGTCTCTGGTGGAGGAAGATATAAATGTGAAATTCTTGGTCCAACTAGATAAACTGGTTCGCTTGCTGGAGACTCCAATCTTTGCTTATCTTAGATTGCAG CAAAGTGCTGCCTTCAAGATACTACGGACTCGATTGAAAACAGTGCCTCCATCTTCCTTTAGCGGTGAGCAAATGAAGCAAACATCTTCAGGGAATCCTTATTCACAAATTCTACATCACATGCCAAGTGGATCACAAGTTATAGAGGATGGTGATGTGAACCACGATGCAAATGTGCATAATGGAATTAATTTCGCCTCAAGGCTACAACAATTTGAACATATGCAGCACCAGCACCGTATGCATTCAAAATCATCACAGGCTCAGTCTCGCAACAATTCCACTTCATATTCATCATCAAAG GAGGTGCAAAGACCAGAAGAAGCACGGCGACCTATGCCCACTTCAGAAATGAATAAACCTCCCTCAAGATCATCAAGAAGAGGCCCAGGACAGCTTCAGGTTTGA
- the LOC100243898 gene encoding protein VAC14 homolog isoform X1, with product MDALSVIPAAVLRNLSDKLYEKRKNAALEVEGIVKTLAAAGDHDKITAVINLLTTEYTFSPQANHRKGGLIGLAAATVGLTSEASQHLEQIVPPVLNSFADQDSRVRYYACEALYNIAKVVRGDFIVFFNQIFDALCKLSADSDANVQSAAHLLDRLVKDIVTESDQFSIEEFIPLLRERMNVLNPYVRQFLVGWITVLDSVPDIDMLGFLPDFLDGLFNMLSDSSHEIRQQADSALSEFLQEIKNSPSVDYGRMAEILVQRAASPDEFTRLTAITWIYEFVKLGGDQLVPYYADILGAILPCISDKEEKIRVVARETNEELRAIQVVPAEGFDVGAILSIARRQLSSEWESTRVEALHWISTLLNRHRAEVLNFLNDIFDTLLKALSDPSDEVVLLVLDVHACIAKDPQHFRHLVVFLVHNFRVDNSLLEKRGALIIRRLCVLLDAERVYRELSMILEGEADLDFASIMVQALNLILLTSSELAGLRSLLKQSLVNPTGKDLFVSLYASWCHSPMAIISLCLLAQTYQHASSVILSLVEEDINVKFLVQLDKLVRLLETPIFAYLRLQLLEPGRYIWLLKVLYGLLMLLPQQSAAFKILRTRLKTVPPSSFSGEQMKQTSSGNPYSQILHHMPSGSQVIEDGDVNHDANVHNGINFASRLQQFEHMQHQHRMHSKSSQAQSRNNSTSYSSSKEVQRPEEARRPMPTSEMNKPPSRSSRRGPGQLQV from the exons ATGGACGCGCTCTCTGTAATCCCCGCCGCCGTTCTTCGAAATCTATCTGACAAGCTATACGAGAAGCGGAAGAATGCGGCTCTCGAG GTGGAAGGAATCGTGAAGACGCTTGCGGCCGCCGGAGATCATGATAAGATTACGGCGGTGATTAACTTGCTGACCACGGAATACACCTTCTCCCCGCAGGCCAATCACCGCAAG GGAGGATTGATAGGCTTGGCTGCTGCAACGGTCGGTTTGACTTCGGAAGCCTCACAGCACCTTGAG CAAATTGTACCACCTGTGCTTAATTCTTTTGCTGATCAAGACAGCAGAGTTCGTTATTATGCTTGTGAAGCTCTCTATAACATTGCAAAG GTTGTAAGAGGagattttattgtattttttaatcaaatttttgaTGCCTTATGTAAGCTTTCAGCAGACTCAGATGCCAATGTGCAAAGTGCTGCTCATCTTTTAGATCGGCTTGTTAAG GACATTGTTACTGAAAGTGATCAATTCAG CATTGAAGAATTTATACCATTATTGAGAGAGCGTATGAATGTCCTAAATCCATATGTCCGCCAATTTTTGGTTGGATGGATCACTGTGTTGGACAGTGTTCCAGATATTGATATGCTGGGTTTTCTTCCTGATTTTCTTGATG GTTTGTTTAATATGTTAAGTGATTCTAGCCATGAAATACGGCAACAAGCTGATTCAGCACTTTCAGAGTTTCTCCAAGAGATCAAGAATTCCCCA TCTGTAGATTATGGTCGCATGGCTGAAATTCTGGTACAGAGGGCTGCTTCTCCAGATGAATTTACTCGGCTGACAGCAATTACATGG ATCTATGAGTTTGTAAAACTCGGAGGTGACCAGCTTGTTCCTTATTATGCTGATATTTTAGGCGCAATTTTGCCTTGCATATCtgataaagaagagaaaataagagTG GTTGCTCGTGAAACCAATGAAGAGCTACGTGCAATCCAGGTTGTTCCAGCTGAAGGTTTTGATGTAGGAGCGATCCTCTCTATTGCAAGGAG GCAATTATCTAGTGAATGGGAGTCTACCCGGGTTGAAGCATTGCACTGGATTTCAACACTTCTAAACAGACATCGTGCTGAG GTTTTAAACTTTCTGAATGACATATTTGACACCCTTTTGAAAGCTCTTTCAGATCCTTCTGATGAG GTAGTGCTTCTGGTACTTGACGTGCATGCATGCATAGCAAAAGATCCACAACACTTTCGCCATCTTGTAGTTTTCCTCGTGCATAATTTCCGGGTTGATAATTCCCTTTTGGAGAA GAGAGGTGCTTTGATAATCCGCCGACTTTGTGTACTTTTGGATGCTGAAAGAGTCTATCGTGAACTCTCAATGATACTAGAGGGAGAAGCTGATCTGGATTTTGCATCAATCATGGTTCAG GCTTTGAACTTGATTTTACTTACATCCTCTGAGTTGGCTGGGCTACGATCTCTTCTAAAACAATCACTAGTGAATCCCACTGGGAAagatttgtttgtttctttgtaTGCTTCCTGGTGCCATTCGCCAATGGCAATAATAAGTCTTTGCTTATTAGCTCAG ACATACCAACATGCAAGTTCTGTGATCCTGTCTCTGGTGGAGGAAGATATAAATGTGAAATTCTTGGTCCAACTAGATAAACTGGTTCGCTTGCTGGAGACTCCAATCTTTGCTTATCTTAGATTGCAG CTTCTTGAACCAGGAAGGTATATATGGTTGTTAAAAGTGTTGTATGGTCTTCTGATGTTGCTTCCTCAG CAAAGTGCTGCCTTCAAGATACTACGGACTCGATTGAAAACAGTGCCTCCATCTTCCTTTAGCGGTGAGCAAATGAAGCAAACATCTTCAGGGAATCCTTATTCACAAATTCTACATCACATGCCAAGTGGATCACAAGTTATAGAGGATGGTGATGTGAACCACGATGCAAATGTGCATAATGGAATTAATTTCGCCTCAAGGCTACAACAATTTGAACATATGCAGCACCAGCACCGTATGCATTCAAAATCATCACAGGCTCAGTCTCGCAACAATTCCACTTCATATTCATCATCAAAG GAGGTGCAAAGACCAGAAGAAGCACGGCGACCTATGCCCACTTCAGAAATGAATAAACCTCCCTCAAGATCATCAAGAAGAGGCCCAGGACAGCTTCAGGTTTGA
- the LOC100243898 gene encoding protein VAC14 homolog isoform X4 — protein sequence MDALSVIPAAVLRNLSDKLYEKRKNAALEVEGIVKTLAAAGDHDKITAVINLLTTEYTFSPQANHRKGGLIGLAAATVGLTSEASQHLEQIVPPVLNSFADQDSRVRYYACEALYNIAKVVRGDFIVFFNQIFDALCKLSADSDANVQSAAHLLDRLVKDIVTESDQFSIEEFIPLLRERMNVLNPYVRQFLVGWITVLDSVPDIDMLGFLPDFLDGLFNMLSDSSHEIRQQADSALSEFLQEIKNSPSVDYGRMAEILVQRAASPDEFTRLTAITWIYEFVKLGGDQLVPYYADILGAILPCISDKEEKIRVVARETNEELRAIQVVPAEGFDVGAILSIARRQLSSEWESTRVEALHWISTLLNRHRAEVLNFLNDIFDTLLKALSDPSDEVVLLVLDVHACIAKDPQHFRHLVVFLVHNFRVDNSLLEKRGALIIRRLCVLLDAERVYRELSMILEGEADLDFASIMVQALNLILLTSSELAGLRSLLKQSLVNPTGKDLFVSLYASWCHSPMAIISLCLLAQTYQHASSVILSLVEEDINVKFLVQLDKLVRLLETPIFAYLRLQQSAAFKILRTRLKTVPPSSFSGEQMKQTSSGNPYSQILHHMPSGSQVIEDGDVNHDANVHNGINFASRLQQFEHMQHQHRMHSKSSQAQSRNNSTSYSSSKFMSQY from the exons ATGGACGCGCTCTCTGTAATCCCCGCCGCCGTTCTTCGAAATCTATCTGACAAGCTATACGAGAAGCGGAAGAATGCGGCTCTCGAG GTGGAAGGAATCGTGAAGACGCTTGCGGCCGCCGGAGATCATGATAAGATTACGGCGGTGATTAACTTGCTGACCACGGAATACACCTTCTCCCCGCAGGCCAATCACCGCAAG GGAGGATTGATAGGCTTGGCTGCTGCAACGGTCGGTTTGACTTCGGAAGCCTCACAGCACCTTGAG CAAATTGTACCACCTGTGCTTAATTCTTTTGCTGATCAAGACAGCAGAGTTCGTTATTATGCTTGTGAAGCTCTCTATAACATTGCAAAG GTTGTAAGAGGagattttattgtattttttaatcaaatttttgaTGCCTTATGTAAGCTTTCAGCAGACTCAGATGCCAATGTGCAAAGTGCTGCTCATCTTTTAGATCGGCTTGTTAAG GACATTGTTACTGAAAGTGATCAATTCAG CATTGAAGAATTTATACCATTATTGAGAGAGCGTATGAATGTCCTAAATCCATATGTCCGCCAATTTTTGGTTGGATGGATCACTGTGTTGGACAGTGTTCCAGATATTGATATGCTGGGTTTTCTTCCTGATTTTCTTGATG GTTTGTTTAATATGTTAAGTGATTCTAGCCATGAAATACGGCAACAAGCTGATTCAGCACTTTCAGAGTTTCTCCAAGAGATCAAGAATTCCCCA TCTGTAGATTATGGTCGCATGGCTGAAATTCTGGTACAGAGGGCTGCTTCTCCAGATGAATTTACTCGGCTGACAGCAATTACATGG ATCTATGAGTTTGTAAAACTCGGAGGTGACCAGCTTGTTCCTTATTATGCTGATATTTTAGGCGCAATTTTGCCTTGCATATCtgataaagaagagaaaataagagTG GTTGCTCGTGAAACCAATGAAGAGCTACGTGCAATCCAGGTTGTTCCAGCTGAAGGTTTTGATGTAGGAGCGATCCTCTCTATTGCAAGGAG GCAATTATCTAGTGAATGGGAGTCTACCCGGGTTGAAGCATTGCACTGGATTTCAACACTTCTAAACAGACATCGTGCTGAG GTTTTAAACTTTCTGAATGACATATTTGACACCCTTTTGAAAGCTCTTTCAGATCCTTCTGATGAG GTAGTGCTTCTGGTACTTGACGTGCATGCATGCATAGCAAAAGATCCACAACACTTTCGCCATCTTGTAGTTTTCCTCGTGCATAATTTCCGGGTTGATAATTCCCTTTTGGAGAA GAGAGGTGCTTTGATAATCCGCCGACTTTGTGTACTTTTGGATGCTGAAAGAGTCTATCGTGAACTCTCAATGATACTAGAGGGAGAAGCTGATCTGGATTTTGCATCAATCATGGTTCAG GCTTTGAACTTGATTTTACTTACATCCTCTGAGTTGGCTGGGCTACGATCTCTTCTAAAACAATCACTAGTGAATCCCACTGGGAAagatttgtttgtttctttgtaTGCTTCCTGGTGCCATTCGCCAATGGCAATAATAAGTCTTTGCTTATTAGCTCAG ACATACCAACATGCAAGTTCTGTGATCCTGTCTCTGGTGGAGGAAGATATAAATGTGAAATTCTTGGTCCAACTAGATAAACTGGTTCGCTTGCTGGAGACTCCAATCTTTGCTTATCTTAGATTGCAG CAAAGTGCTGCCTTCAAGATACTACGGACTCGATTGAAAACAGTGCCTCCATCTTCCTTTAGCGGTGAGCAAATGAAGCAAACATCTTCAGGGAATCCTTATTCACAAATTCTACATCACATGCCAAGTGGATCACAAGTTATAGAGGATGGTGATGTGAACCACGATGCAAATGTGCATAATGGAATTAATTTCGCCTCAAGGCTACAACAATTTGAACATATGCAGCACCAGCACCGTATGCATTCAAAATCATCACAGGCTCAGTCTCGCAACAATTCCACTTCATATTCATCATCAAAG tttATGTCTCAATACTAA
- the LOC100243898 gene encoding protein VAC14 homolog isoform X3 yields the protein MDALSVIPAAVLRNLSDKLYEKRKNAALEVEGIVKTLAAAGDHDKITAVINLLTTEYTFSPQANHRKGGLIGLAAATVGLTSEASQHLEQIVPPVLNSFADQDSRVRYYACEALYNIAKVVRGDFIVFFNQIFDALCKLSADSDANVQSAAHLLDRLVKDIVTESDQFSIEEFIPLLRERMNVLNPYVRQFLVGWITVLDSVPDIDMLGFLPDFLDGLFNMLSDSSHEIRQQADSALSEFLQEIKNSPSVDYGRMAEILVQRAASPDEFTRLTAITWIYEFVKLGGDQLVPYYADILGAILPCISDKEEKIRVVARETNEELRAIQVVPAEGFDVGAILSIARRQLSSEWESTRVEALHWISTLLNRHRAEVLNFLNDIFDTLLKALSDPSDEVVLLVLDVHACIAKDPQHFRHLVVFLVHNFRVDNSLLEKRGALIIRRLCVLLDAERVYRELSMILEGEADLDFASIMVQALNLILLTSSELAGLRSLLKQSLVNPTGKDLFVSLYASWCHSPMAIISLCLLAQTYQHASSVILSLVEEDINVKFLVQLDKLVRLLETPIFAYLRLQLLEPGRYIWLLKVLYGLLMLLPQQSAAFKILRTRLKTVPPSSFSGEQMKQTSSGNPYSQILHHMPSGSQVIEDGDVNHDANVHNGINFASRLQQFEHMQHQHRMHSKSSQAQSRNNSTSYSSSKFMSQY from the exons ATGGACGCGCTCTCTGTAATCCCCGCCGCCGTTCTTCGAAATCTATCTGACAAGCTATACGAGAAGCGGAAGAATGCGGCTCTCGAG GTGGAAGGAATCGTGAAGACGCTTGCGGCCGCCGGAGATCATGATAAGATTACGGCGGTGATTAACTTGCTGACCACGGAATACACCTTCTCCCCGCAGGCCAATCACCGCAAG GGAGGATTGATAGGCTTGGCTGCTGCAACGGTCGGTTTGACTTCGGAAGCCTCACAGCACCTTGAG CAAATTGTACCACCTGTGCTTAATTCTTTTGCTGATCAAGACAGCAGAGTTCGTTATTATGCTTGTGAAGCTCTCTATAACATTGCAAAG GTTGTAAGAGGagattttattgtattttttaatcaaatttttgaTGCCTTATGTAAGCTTTCAGCAGACTCAGATGCCAATGTGCAAAGTGCTGCTCATCTTTTAGATCGGCTTGTTAAG GACATTGTTACTGAAAGTGATCAATTCAG CATTGAAGAATTTATACCATTATTGAGAGAGCGTATGAATGTCCTAAATCCATATGTCCGCCAATTTTTGGTTGGATGGATCACTGTGTTGGACAGTGTTCCAGATATTGATATGCTGGGTTTTCTTCCTGATTTTCTTGATG GTTTGTTTAATATGTTAAGTGATTCTAGCCATGAAATACGGCAACAAGCTGATTCAGCACTTTCAGAGTTTCTCCAAGAGATCAAGAATTCCCCA TCTGTAGATTATGGTCGCATGGCTGAAATTCTGGTACAGAGGGCTGCTTCTCCAGATGAATTTACTCGGCTGACAGCAATTACATGG ATCTATGAGTTTGTAAAACTCGGAGGTGACCAGCTTGTTCCTTATTATGCTGATATTTTAGGCGCAATTTTGCCTTGCATATCtgataaagaagagaaaataagagTG GTTGCTCGTGAAACCAATGAAGAGCTACGTGCAATCCAGGTTGTTCCAGCTGAAGGTTTTGATGTAGGAGCGATCCTCTCTATTGCAAGGAG GCAATTATCTAGTGAATGGGAGTCTACCCGGGTTGAAGCATTGCACTGGATTTCAACACTTCTAAACAGACATCGTGCTGAG GTTTTAAACTTTCTGAATGACATATTTGACACCCTTTTGAAAGCTCTTTCAGATCCTTCTGATGAG GTAGTGCTTCTGGTACTTGACGTGCATGCATGCATAGCAAAAGATCCACAACACTTTCGCCATCTTGTAGTTTTCCTCGTGCATAATTTCCGGGTTGATAATTCCCTTTTGGAGAA GAGAGGTGCTTTGATAATCCGCCGACTTTGTGTACTTTTGGATGCTGAAAGAGTCTATCGTGAACTCTCAATGATACTAGAGGGAGAAGCTGATCTGGATTTTGCATCAATCATGGTTCAG GCTTTGAACTTGATTTTACTTACATCCTCTGAGTTGGCTGGGCTACGATCTCTTCTAAAACAATCACTAGTGAATCCCACTGGGAAagatttgtttgtttctttgtaTGCTTCCTGGTGCCATTCGCCAATGGCAATAATAAGTCTTTGCTTATTAGCTCAG ACATACCAACATGCAAGTTCTGTGATCCTGTCTCTGGTGGAGGAAGATATAAATGTGAAATTCTTGGTCCAACTAGATAAACTGGTTCGCTTGCTGGAGACTCCAATCTTTGCTTATCTTAGATTGCAG CTTCTTGAACCAGGAAGGTATATATGGTTGTTAAAAGTGTTGTATGGTCTTCTGATGTTGCTTCCTCAG CAAAGTGCTGCCTTCAAGATACTACGGACTCGATTGAAAACAGTGCCTCCATCTTCCTTTAGCGGTGAGCAAATGAAGCAAACATCTTCAGGGAATCCTTATTCACAAATTCTACATCACATGCCAAGTGGATCACAAGTTATAGAGGATGGTGATGTGAACCACGATGCAAATGTGCATAATGGAATTAATTTCGCCTCAAGGCTACAACAATTTGAACATATGCAGCACCAGCACCGTATGCATTCAAAATCATCACAGGCTCAGTCTCGCAACAATTCCACTTCATATTCATCATCAAAG tttATGTCTCAATACTAA